From Lolium perenne isolate Kyuss_39 chromosome 5, Kyuss_2.0, whole genome shotgun sequence, a single genomic window includes:
- the LOC127298642 gene encoding single myb histone 6 isoform X2 produces MGAPKQKWTAEEEAALKAGISKHGTGKWRTILKDPEFSSILRYRSNVDLKDKWRNMNVTVNASGSREKVRATPTTPAVKKLRCAPKQESTSAAAAAIMPVVSDGDEEMAEAAPLLTISAPGKSLSRLENIILEAVKTLNEPTGSYKTAIANYIEEQYWPPADFDHVLSAKLNELTSSGKLIKVNRKYRLAPSSSLLEGRSSKMLLLEDIQREPVKVERVERDEFAARTKSQVDAELARMRNMTAEEAAAAAARAVAEAEAIMAEAEAAVREAEAAEADAVAAQAFAEAAMSTLKSRSSTKLIIRGRDIS; encoded by the exons ATGGGGGCGCCCAAGCAGAAGTggacggcggaggaggaggcggcgctcaAGGCCGGGATCTCCAAGCACGGCACCGGCAAATGGCGCACCATACTCAAGGACCCCGAGTTCAGCAGCATCCTCCGCTACCGCTCCAACGTCGACCTCAAG GATAAGTGGCGGAACATGAACGTGACTGTGAACGCGTCGGGGTCCCGGGAGAAGGTGCGGGCGACGCCGACGACGCCCGCCGTCAAGAAGCTGAGGTGCGCCCCCAAGCAGGAGAGCAcctcggctgcggcggcggcaatCATGCCGGTCGTCTCCGACGGCGACGAGGAAATGGCGGAAGCGGCGCCGCTCTTGACGATCAGCGCGCCGGGCAAATCACTCTCCAG gctggagaataTCATACTGGAGGCGGTCAAGACCTTGAATGAGCCCACGGGGTCGTACAAGACAGCCATCGCTAACTACATTGAG GAACAATACTGGCCACCTGCCGATTTTGATCATGTACTGTCTGCAAAACTGAATGAGTTGACATCATCTGGGAAATTGATAAAG GTGAATCGGAAGTACAGGCTTGCCCCTAGCTCATCTTTATTAGAAGGGCGAAGCTCCAAAATGCTGCTGCTTGAAGATATACAAAGGGAGCCAGTCAAGGTAGAGAGGGTAGAGAGGGATGAGTTTGCAGCCCGCACTAAATCTCAAGTGGATGCTGAACTTGCACGGATGAGAAACATGACTGCAGAAGAGGCTGCAGCTGCAGCCGCTCGTGCAGTTGCAGAGGCAGAAGCTATCATGGCTGAAGCTGAAGCCGCAGTAAGAGAAGCGGAGGCTGCAGAAGCTGATGCTGTAGCTGCACAGGCCTTCGCTGAAGCAGCGATGTCGACATTGAAAAGCCGAAGTTCGACAAAATTG ATCATTCGAGGTAGAGACATCTCATGA
- the LOC127298642 gene encoding single myb histone 6 isoform X1: MGAPKQKWTAEEEAALKAGISKHGTGKWRTILKDPEFSSILRYRSNVDLKDKWRNMNVTVNASGSREKVRATPTTPAVKKLRCAPKQESTSAAAAAIMPVVSDGDEEMAEAAPLLTISAPGKSLSSSVHACRLENIILEAVKTLNEPTGSYKTAIANYIEEQYWPPADFDHVLSAKLNELTSSGKLIKVNRKYRLAPSSSLLEGRSSKMLLLEDIQREPVKVERVERDEFAARTKSQVDAELARMRNMTAEEAAAAAARAVAEAEAIMAEAEAAVREAEAAEADAVAAQAFAEAAMSTLKSRSSTKLIIRGRDIS, encoded by the exons ATGGGGGCGCCCAAGCAGAAGTggacggcggaggaggaggcggcgctcaAGGCCGGGATCTCCAAGCACGGCACCGGCAAATGGCGCACCATACTCAAGGACCCCGAGTTCAGCAGCATCCTCCGCTACCGCTCCAACGTCGACCTCAAG GATAAGTGGCGGAACATGAACGTGACTGTGAACGCGTCGGGGTCCCGGGAGAAGGTGCGGGCGACGCCGACGACGCCCGCCGTCAAGAAGCTGAGGTGCGCCCCCAAGCAGGAGAGCAcctcggctgcggcggcggcaatCATGCCGGTCGTCTCCGACGGCGACGAGGAAATGGCGGAAGCGGCGCCGCTCTTGACGATCAGCGCGCCGGGCAAATCACTCTCCAG CTCTGTGCatgcctgcaggctggagaataTCATACTGGAGGCGGTCAAGACCTTGAATGAGCCCACGGGGTCGTACAAGACAGCCATCGCTAACTACATTGAG GAACAATACTGGCCACCTGCCGATTTTGATCATGTACTGTCTGCAAAACTGAATGAGTTGACATCATCTGGGAAATTGATAAAG GTGAATCGGAAGTACAGGCTTGCCCCTAGCTCATCTTTATTAGAAGGGCGAAGCTCCAAAATGCTGCTGCTTGAAGATATACAAAGGGAGCCAGTCAAGGTAGAGAGGGTAGAGAGGGATGAGTTTGCAGCCCGCACTAAATCTCAAGTGGATGCTGAACTTGCACGGATGAGAAACATGACTGCAGAAGAGGCTGCAGCTGCAGCCGCTCGTGCAGTTGCAGAGGCAGAAGCTATCATGGCTGAAGCTGAAGCCGCAGTAAGAGAAGCGGAGGCTGCAGAAGCTGATGCTGTAGCTGCACAGGCCTTCGCTGAAGCAGCGATGTCGACATTGAAAAGCCGAAGTTCGACAAAATTG ATCATTCGAGGTAGAGACATCTCATGA